A window of Candidatus Hydrogenedens sp. genomic DNA:
AAGATACGGATTTGGCGAGAAGAACAATCGCTTTCGAGAACAAAAAGGAAACGCCCGGATTTATTAGAAAAATATCTGGAAAAGAAAAAAAACAGTAATAATCAAGTGGAATAATCAAATACAAAATAAATATAATATATACTTCATAAAAGGAGAATTAACCGTGGATGTAATTAGTGAATATTTATCAAAACACATGAAACCCCCAGAGAAATTACCTGAATTTAATGTAGGAGATACAGTTCGGGTGCATTTTAAGATTGTTGAAGGGGGAAAAGAAAGAATTCAGATTTTTGAAGGTGTAGTTATTGGACGCAAACATGGAACCAGTCCACATGCTACATTTACCGTAAGAAGGGTAACTTATGGTGAAGGAGTGGAACGCGTTTTCCCATTACATTCCCCTCGTATTGCTAAAGTAGATGTTGTTCGTGAAGGTAAGGTGAGAAGAGCGAAACTTTACTACCTGAGAGAGCGTATTGGTAAGCATGCTAAAGTGAAAGCAAAGCAAAGACTTGCTATCGAAGAAACATCTCAAGAGCCATCCAGCGAAAGTTAAAATTTCCATACAACTCGCTTTATTCCATAGGTATAGGGGGCTTATTAATTTGAAAAAACATATAAAATAGGGGTATAGTTTTAAAAACTATGGAATGATTATATGTTGAATGGGGATGTTCTTGTATTAAATCGCTCATGGATTGCGGTGAATATAACCACCGTGAAAAGGGCTATGGTTCTGCTCTTTCAAGGGCATGCTTGTGTTGTTCACCTTAGAGATTATACTCTGTATGATTTTA
This region includes:
- the rplS gene encoding 50S ribosomal protein L19 codes for the protein MDVISEYLSKHMKPPEKLPEFNVGDTVRVHFKIVEGGKERIQIFEGVVIGRKHGTSPHATFTVRRVTYGEGVERVFPLHSPRIAKVDVVREGKVRRAKLYYLRERIGKHAKVKAKQRLAIEETSQEPSSES